TTTTTTGTGGTTTTTGTGAGTGGCTGCGCGGGGTTGCCGTCCTCCCTCCCGGAAGGGTACGACGGGGACATTGCTACGATTAAGGATTCCTCAAAGGAGATCGACAGGGGCAAAGCGGATCTTTTTTATCTTTCTCACATCGACGGAAGCAGGATCAAGAACAGCCGATTCGAAAGCCTGGAGGCCAGTTATGGCCAGGGGGATATGTTGACCGTCGTGCTTCTGGAGAATGAGGTTCCCGCGGAGCCGCATGTCTTCACTATTGTAGGCCGGACCGAGTATGCCATGCCTTTACGGGCTTTTATGGGGACGGTCTACGAAGTCAAGGGCGATGTGGAATTCGCCCCTGAGCCTGGTAAGAATTACGTGATAAAAGGAAAATTGTCGGAGGAGCATTCCTCCGTCTGGCTTGAAGATGAGTCCAGTGGAGAGGTTATAGAAACCTTTAAAGTGGAAGGGCCAGCGAAGCTGGGATTTTTCTCCAAGTAAGTGGATTATGAGCTTTGGGTTTGCCCATAGGAGATCCGGGTTAGGAAGGCTCATCGTATGCCTTGTCAACTAAATTTATATGGCTCATGGCATATATGAAGATATCAGTGGGGGATGTTGTGAAGTACATAAAAGTACTGGTTGTGTGTTTGGCGCTTTTTTCAGCGAACTTGGGCTTTGCGGAAGAACCGCAACTGACTCCCGAAGAGGAGCGGTATGTGGCGGAGATGCGGCGGATATGGGACTCGCTCGACCGTCAGCAGGGCGAGATCAGTTTGCCCAATGGTGTTGCCGAACTGACTGTTCCGGACAGCTTCTATTATTTGAATCCGCAAGACTCGGAAAAGGTTCTGGTCGAAGTGTGGGGCAATCCCCCCGATACCGCTGAAGCGGTATTGGGAATGCTCTTCCCATCCAATGCCACCCCCTTTGATGAAGACGCCTGGGGCGTGACTATTGAATATGAGGAAGAGGGGTACGTGTCCGATGAGGATGCCGACACCATCGATTATGACGCACTGTTGTCGCAGATGAAGGAAGGGACCTCGGAGTACAGCCGGCAACGTGTCGAAGAAGGGTACGAGTCCATGGAGCTCGTCGGCTGGGCATCAAAGCCGTTCTACGATAAAGCGTCGCATAAACTGCATTGGGCAAAGGAAATCAAATTCGGGGATCAGGACGTCAACACCTTGAACTACAACATTCGGGTTCTGGGACGCAAAGGCGTGCTGATCCTGAACTTCATTGCCGGCATGGATCAAAAGCAGATCATAGACTCACAGTTGGATACGGTCCTGGCTTTGGCAGAATTCAATAAAGGTTATCGCTACAAGGATTTTGATCCGAGTATTGATCAGATGGCGGCCTACGGTATTGGTGCACTGGTCGCCGGAAAGGTAATTACTAAAACGGGATTTCTCGCTGCAGCGCTGGTATTCCTGAAGAAATTCGGCGTGCTGATCGTGGTTGGCGCGGGCGCGATGCTTGGCAGACTGTTCAAACGCCGCAAGACGTGAGCTTCTAATGGCAGTTAGAGCTCAGGCAGCACAACGCGTCGGGAGCCTGCCTACTTACCGCCCCGCTGGCGCCATGAACTCCGGCCCCACCGGGTCGGTGATCGTCTCGGCCAGTATACGTTCGATCTCCGCGTTCAAAGCATCATCCAGATGCCAGCCGTCCAACTCCAGCATGGGCAGGATCTGCTCCGGGCGGCGCACGCCCCAGAGGGCCAGATCGACGCCGGGCTGGTCCAGCAGCCAGCGTACCGCCAGCGGCAGCACGCCGCTCAAGCCGTTGTCGCGGGCCAGCGTGTTGAGGGCGTCCACCGCCTCGAGGTACTGGGCGTAGCGGGGAGGCTGGAATTTGGGGTCATGGTTACGCAGGTCGTCGCTGCTGAAACGGGTGTGCGGACGCATCTTGCCGGACAGCAGGCCACGGCACAGAGCGCTGTAACCCAGCACGCTGATGCCCAGCTCCCGGGCGGTGGGCAGCAGATCCTCTTCAATACCCCGTTCGAACAGATTGTAGGGGGCCTGGACTGCGGTGAGTGGACAGATGGCGTGGAAGGCGCGCAGCTGCTGGCCGGTGACGTTGCTGACGCCGACGGCGCGGATCTTGCCCTGGCGCCGCAGTGTGGCCATGGCCCCGGCGGTGTCTTCCAGCGGGCAGGCCAGATCCGGCCAGTGCACCTGATACAGATCGATGACATCGGTGCGCAGGCGCCGCAGGCTGGCGTGCACTTCCTCGAACAGCCGTTGCGGCCGGGCGTCACGGAACGGGGTGCCGTCGTGCCAGTCCAGTCCGGCCTGGGTGGACAGCGTCACATGCTGTCGCAGACGGCCACGGTGCAGCGCTTCGCCCACCAGCGCTTCGGATTCTCCGAAGCCGTACAGGGGAGCGGTGTCGATGGTGGTAATGCCGTTTTCCACCGCCTCCAGGATGGCCTGCAGAG
This sequence is a window from Alloalcanivorax dieselolei B5. Protein-coding genes within it:
- a CDS encoding DUF2167 domain-containing protein, giving the protein MKYIKVLVVCLALFSANLGFAEEPQLTPEEERYVAEMRRIWDSLDRQQGEISLPNGVAELTVPDSFYYLNPQDSEKVLVEVWGNPPDTAEAVLGMLFPSNATPFDEDAWGVTIEYEEEGYVSDEDADTIDYDALLSQMKEGTSEYSRQRVEEGYESMELVGWASKPFYDKASHKLHWAKEIKFGDQDVNTLNYNIRVLGRKGVLILNFIAGMDQKQIIDSQLDTVLALAEFNKGYRYKDFDPSIDQMAAYGIGALVAGKVITKTGFLAAALVFLKKFGVLIVVGAGAMLGRLFKRRKT
- a CDS encoding aldo/keto reductase, which produces METTTLANSGLTCSRIALGTRTMGTGARDSAAAGAGWDRHNALQAILEAVENGITTIDTAPLYGFGESEALVGEALHRGRLRQHVTLSTQAGLDWHDGTPFRDARPQRLFEEVHASLRRLRTDVIDLYQVHWPDLACPLEDTAGAMATLRRQGKIRAVGVSNVTGQQLRAFHAICPLTAVQAPYNLFERGIEEDLLPTARELGISVLGYSALCRGLLSGKMRPHTRFSSDDLRNHDPKFQPPRYAQYLEAVDALNTLARDNGLSGVLPLAVRWLLDQPGVDLALWGVRRPEQILPMLELDGWHLDDALNAEIERILAETITDPVGPEFMAPAGR